Genomic DNA from Schistocerca serialis cubense isolate TAMUIC-IGC-003099 chromosome 5, iqSchSeri2.2, whole genome shotgun sequence:
atgaaaacaacacttcaaatcAGATTTGAAAACTTTTATTGCTATAAAGGAACAACGCATTTCCACAAATCCCTTGGCATTGCAGGAACTTAGTTCaatgctatgtaacatcagaaatCTAAATTTATGAAGATCATTGtatcagtaaaattacatctctatCTTTAACCTTGAATGACATAGTGGCACgtgtgtatgatggacagtggtggcttgcTGATGTTGAAAGAATAAATTTGGAAAACTATGTTTTTGTGCACATTTACCATCCTGCTCACCCAAGATCATCATTCAAAAATCTACTAGAGACAAAgttttggataccaatgaaaaatgttttaaggaaactttcagtgcttgaactgACCACTACTGGGAGGTCTtatatcacagaagctgtctgaagaaataagtcgTCTTAACATTTACCACCAGGCTTAGGAACAGTCGCATCATGAAGGACATTAATTGAAAATATTTCAAGTATCTCAAAAtaatatatatgttaatttcagtgatgtttccactttttatataattcagtaccttagttcaataataattgattatatcccaccaatatcacacatgaaaatgcaacagccataagatcagttgtaatgtgaattatctcctcgCTTTCAAAAATTCACATCTTTGTGCAGTCAGATATTGTTGAAATTCTTACAGtacattgctatcatataggtgtacaaactgcaaaaataatatttttaaattcagtcccacctgagataactaacccctaacttaacaaaaaataaaaattattaaatttcaaaaattcataaaaaattaaggaaacaagtGTTCTTGCTCAATATAAGGCTAGTAGTGTGTGATCTCTAACTATAGGGAAAAAAAAacagactctcataaatcactccctGTTTGTTATTGTTGGGcctaaaaagcagatttctgaaaatttggataccaaacgttgggaggtcattttgactggttatttttgaatttagggtattttgtgtaatagacagtgttgtagaggacacttttctataAACGATCATGTCaactgcaatgttgtaacttaacccaatgcagagatattcatattttagCTAATGTGTGTCAACATCATCGCAAGCTTACAAACGAAAATGTCCACTATTCAGTCAAGGTGGAaggtaaaatttatttaaaaactgttttgacaTCTCAGTTATAGgataatcacatataaaaaaattaaaaaatggtcaagcaaccaacttaatttttattggaccacttcatttggattgacccTAATTGAACTCTTCTCTTAATTTGCAGTTtccccgcaagttgtattttttagaattcaggtacaaatatttcctgaagtttataaagcattgtttTAATTTTCAATGGTCCATACTTAGGTAGTAGACCCAAGCGTTAtcgcagaatcaactaaattagagAACAAATAACATTcttattaggaaaaaaaaattataaaaattaaaatataagatatgatttttatccttgtaatatacataataggtggaattaaataggtctattaccttagccatcatgtcatgcatatctggtctccttcaaatgtataacatttgaTTAAATGGtaactcaatttgaggaagcattttggaaaaaatatgcatcaagttctttgtaatttttctaatAACCCCaaacaggttcaaaaatatttaaaatacttctaatttgtttagaaagtgtgctacaTTACCCAgtaactacaaaaatctgtaaaacatatgcattgttaacagtgcctgaaagaaactggtgatttttacataatattgagccagaaaaatACAGTGTATATTTCAAGTGTAATAAGTATGACAAACTTGCATGCTTTGCTGGTTCAATTTAAGCTGTTTCAAATTTTGAATAACTTACATTTATTTGCATTATCTCACCAAGAAACACATCAAAAGAGTTGCAGGAATTGTGCCCTACGATCAGCAATTGTAATTCAGCTAAGTTTAATTCGTGGGCACTGTATGCTGCGGCTGTACACTCACAGCATATGTTTGTAATATGCCACGGCATTCGTCTTTTATAGACGTTGTTATAAGAGTTATGTCACTCAACTACAGAGAAAAGCTTAGTTGTGGTGACATACTAATCTGTAATGCAGCTCGAGCTGCAGGTTTGTTTTGAAGGTGACCGTTTCATTGCAAGTTGGCTAAAAAGGCCATCTAACACATCATGTACATTTTCCTTTGCGGTACTCCCTTCTTGCTTAATAATTTTGTCTTCACATTGCTTTTCCATTCAAAACTAAAAACATGCAATCTACTTCAATATGGAACTTGCTCCACTAACAAACTTCCAAATTAATGGCATATATTCACACTAATAGTGTGAAATAATCACACGGAGCAAAAAAAGGAGTACCTGCAGACCTCGTTGACCAAATAAACGAACTACTTTGATGCTCTAACTGCAGGAAATTTTACCTTTCTACACCCCAAACTTGTGGCACCTccatacaaaatgaaaaataaagtcaCCAGCAGATTTCATGGCTTAGACAATTTGGTGACAAACCACATAACACTTTCTCCTGCCAAATTTACTTTATGCATAAAGCAAaccaccctcaccccccccccccccccccccacacacacacaaaggtttcacaagtAAAAAGTATAACAAGTACATaacttataaattttatttttctcagactttatACATTATTTCTTGGGCGCTGGCTTGGACTTGGGTTTCTTCTCTTTCTTGGCATCCTTTGATTTTTTCTTACCATACAGGGTTCCTGCACGAGTTGCCTTCTTCTTGAGCTTGTAATACGCTAAGCTACGGACCTTGTTTCTAAGTTGTTTTGCTTTACGCAACTTGAAGCGATCGAAGTCTGTCATTGCAACTCTCTGGAAATGAAGCCTCTTTTTAGAGAATGTTAATGGACAAAACTTACATATTACATCAGATTCAAGATTCAGTAAATAGTTGGCTTCATTTATCGATCAGCCGGCAATTCCTATCAAATTGGTTCATCATTATCACAAAAATGTTACAACCACCAGGGATTAATATTTACCTTTTGCTTGGCTTCCAATTTCTTCGCCCACAAACTTTCCTTCCATTTTTCATCAACTTTTCCATCAAGCCATGCCTTCCTCACAACTCTACTACGAGCAGTAAATGGAAACTTGACCCTAAACTTAGTTAGGTGTAGCTGTGTCAATCTTATCTCACCTCGAGGCACACCAGTTACAGGTCCATCAATTAAAGCCTGAAAGATATACTAGTGCTTTAGATACATCAAATTTTAACACTATAATTTAGCATGTTTGAGTACATGGTCAGTAATGAGTTGGCTTCATTTATCGATCAGCCGGCAATTCCTATCACGTATGTTCATCATTCCATGTGATCCATAATTGTAGCAAAAATTACTTTAAATCGCAATCAAGCTCAATAAATTTACATTAAGAGAGATGCATTAAAAATTACGATACAGCCATTCTGGAAAGCACACACTACCAGACTTGTGACAATGACACAGACAGTACAAAAACAagtttgtaaaaaattttaaaccatAAGACAAAAATACCATTGATGGTTCAATATTTCACCTTGTGTCTAATTTCACCAAAACTATTTCCAATTGCATCTGGCACTttttaatgagaaaaatttaaatgcaTATCTTTCACTGAGCACTGAACTACAGCAATTTCCACTTCCAGCAAGTTTTTCACACGTTTGTAATTACCTTTGGAAACTAGATCCATACTAGGCTTGACTGATTTCAAACACGTTAATACTGCAATTATGGCCACTAATTATCTGAAATACtttaaattcatttcatttttCCCTAATTCATGATCCTGCATGTAGAGCTTTTTTTAATTAGTCGAACTGGTACACACCTATGCCCCTGGATACATACCTTACACCAAAAGTTGTTATACTTTTAAGATTATGAGAAAAGGTGCAATTCCTATAGATTTTTTTCTGATAAGAAGAGATCTATAAGCTTTTCAATATTTGGCCACCAGAAACTGGGGTCAACAGAAGCATCCAATCCCACCCGTCTGTTTTGACCCATGACGCAAGGGTGTTGGGGTGCACAACGACGTTACAACGCGGAGTTTATGAGTTggtcgtgtttgtagatgtcgtcttcttgtgtttgatatctctctctctctctctctgtcccccccctccctccctccccccccctctctctctctctctgtctgtgtgtgtgtggggggggggggggggggaggggggggggggaaccgttTCCAATTTCCGTCATTTTATATGTAAGTATTGGTGTTTGGGCATCGTCAGCTGTGGTGAAGCGAAGTATCCAATTCCAATTATTTTCCTAGTTTTTGCTGTAGGCGTTGGTATTTTGGTATCATCAGCTGTAGTTGatctacataggtcaagggaagtgtccaattgcTGTACATTTTTATTTTGGTTCCTCATTCTGTGTATTTTGCGATCATGATGtgctttttttactgttatatttagcttgtgCGCTCCCTAAAACACCCAATTTCTCGCATTTGTCCCATTAGTTTGACTATTTTTTGAGGGAaaagttattgtcttatttatatgtattttcgtgtttgttgccatgtggaTGTAGTGACATCATAGGCACCATATTGGATACACTTTGAATAGCCATTTCAGCCATATTGACGTCACAGGTCAAAGCTGACGACAGGAATCTGACACTTCCGTAATCCCAGAAACTGAACTCTCATCAAATGTGACCAAAATAAACCAGTTTTTTTTATAACAATGCATAATACAGACAGCCAAAAAATGGAAAGCCAGACAGTATTCTGGAACCAGAACAGGAAGGCAGTTCCTATAGATTTTTTCAACCTCACATATATCTGGAAAGAATACCCAGGCACTGTACGTAATGCTGAAAAAATATGAAAGACCcattttatgttgatttttgaaaCTGTTGCCCTTTAAACTACTGAAGGAACATGAATTCCAACATCTCTACAGCTCCAGTATCCACAACCTTCACCATCAAGCCCTCAAGAATGAAGATGAGTGGGACATTCTCTGTCCCCTGAGAGGGCGAAAGAGATCCACAACAATGATGTTTAGTATATACAGTCACACTATATAAAATAAGTTCGCAATAATTGTCAGCAATACATACTGTAAATAATCAGATTCAATTATTACATAAATAACACTAAATGTGTGTTTTACCATCATTTTTTATATAtcaaatgtaaaaacaaaattgtgcAATACGCAGCCACCAATGTGACAGATATTGGTGTGACCGTTGGAAGGATGAACCTAGTTGCTCACACACCGTACCTCACAGATGTGAAAAGAATGTGGTATTACCAAATCCCAAGAAAGACTTTGACGCAATAGATTTTTCAAAATAAAGGtagggtgaagtggggtaagtgtaaccacGGCTTATGGTGCCTTAAAGAAGCTATATTTTTACCTCTGAGCTATCACACATGttaatttactcctttctttgttatatTTAACTGTAAGTTGTTAAATCTGACAGATTGGTAATTAATTTTTGGACTTTAATTGACATCTACATTTTCCCTCTGCGAGAGTGACACGctcaggatttggtggtctgtcagTTTTGCAGTTTTAAAGATAACTGCACAACTTTTTGGTTACAAACTAACTTTTGCATGATAATTTCAAATCTGAGATTTGTTTTACTCTACTGATAAAGCTCTTGATATGCCAGgcatggttacacttaccccaaCTTTTTCCCATGTGGGGCAAGTGTAACAAATCAGCTGGGGTAAgtgtaacggggggggg
This window encodes:
- the LOC126481259 gene encoding 60S ribosomal protein L14, yielding MPFKRFVETGRVAYISDGPHKGKLCSIVDVIDQNKALIDGPVTGVPRGEIRLTQLHLTKFRVKFPFTARSRVVRKAWLDGKVDEKWKESLWAKKLEAKQKRVAMTDFDRFKLRKAKQLRNKVRSLAYYKLKKKATRAGTLYGKKKSKDAKKEKKPKSKPAPKK